Proteins encoded within one genomic window of Myxococcus virescens:
- a CDS encoding asparaginase, producing MPRVLLLHTGGTLGMAGGRPSALKPAAFFKTLKARVPELFELADIELELFSNLDSSEMQPELWSRMAAHLHARLPHFDGAVVTHGTDTLAYTASALSFMLRNPPCPVVLTGSQRPLGKIRSDARLNLIDAVLSALHGPREVTICFDSRLYRGNRARKVKVSEYDAFDSPNFPVLGTLGVDTTFEPGLKSRGAFRLYERLDAKVFLLKVYPGLDPALPLQLLPHVRGLVLEAYGAGNFPIDPELGRSLTPLFLQARERGVPVVVVSQAHRNGVDLSLYESGAAALEAGAMGGADMTPSAALVKLMQGLAYHSGASGALARYIQSPVAGELTVGRPTVAPEAPAGPPATRRPRGE from the coding sequence CCCTGAAGCCCGCGGCCTTCTTCAAGACACTCAAGGCCCGCGTGCCGGAGCTGTTCGAGCTGGCCGACATCGAGCTGGAGCTGTTCAGCAACCTGGACAGCTCGGAGATGCAGCCGGAGCTCTGGAGCCGGATGGCCGCGCACCTCCACGCGCGCCTGCCCCACTTCGACGGGGCCGTGGTGACCCATGGCACGGACACGCTCGCATACACCGCGAGCGCCCTCTCCTTCATGTTGCGCAACCCGCCCTGCCCCGTGGTGTTGACGGGTTCGCAGCGGCCGTTGGGCAAGATTCGCTCGGACGCGCGGCTCAACCTCATCGACGCGGTGCTGTCCGCGCTGCACGGGCCCCGCGAGGTCACCATCTGCTTCGACTCGCGCCTGTACCGGGGCAACCGGGCGCGCAAGGTGAAGGTGTCCGAGTACGACGCTTTCGACAGCCCCAACTTCCCCGTGCTGGGCACCCTGGGTGTGGACACCACCTTCGAGCCGGGCCTCAAGTCCCGCGGGGCCTTCCGCCTCTATGAGCGGTTGGACGCCAAGGTCTTCCTCCTCAAGGTGTACCCGGGGCTGGACCCCGCGCTGCCGCTCCAGCTGCTACCGCACGTCCGGGGACTGGTGCTGGAGGCCTACGGGGCAGGTAACTTCCCCATCGACCCGGAGCTGGGGCGCTCGCTGACGCCCCTCTTCCTCCAGGCGCGCGAGCGAGGCGTCCCGGTGGTGGTGGTGAGCCAGGCGCACCGGAACGGCGTGGACCTTTCCTTGTATGAGTCCGGGGCGGCGGCACTGGAGGCCGGGGCGATGGGCGGCGCGGACATGACGCCGTCGGCGGCACTGGTGAAGCTGATGCAGGGGTTGGCCTATCACTCCGGCGCGTCCGGGGCCCTGGCGCGCTACATCCAGAGCCCGGTGGCCGGAGAATTGACCGTCGGAAGGCCGACAGTCGCCCCGGAGGCCCCCGCCGGCCCCCCCGCCACTCGGCGGCCCCGAGGAGAGTAG
- a CDS encoding GGDEF domain-containing protein: MSEEKTSVHSISDLLGSAQQQSAYLIVISAKSAAGIGRMFKLDRSEVVLGRSSEAQFQVEDDGISRKHAKVVALGDGRFQLVDLASTNGTYLNGLKVNAAPLYDGDKIQIGSNTVLKFSIQDALEEQYQRSIYESATRDGLTRVYNKKYFLETVRKEFSYCLRHRVPLSLVLFDVDHFKKINDAYGHPAGDYVLTRIAQRVSDTVRTEDLLARYGGEEFALMLRESAEDQALACAERCRYAVDKADFVFSGTPIKVTISLGVATLLDSDFSQPEDLIAAADKYLYRAKRAGRNRVDAKAISGL; the protein is encoded by the coding sequence ATGTCCGAGGAGAAAACTTCCGTCCATTCGATTTCGGACCTGCTGGGCAGTGCCCAGCAGCAGAGCGCGTATCTGATCGTCATCAGCGCCAAGTCCGCGGCGGGCATCGGGCGGATGTTCAAGCTGGACCGCTCCGAGGTCGTCCTGGGGCGCAGCTCCGAGGCGCAGTTCCAGGTCGAGGATGACGGCATCTCCCGCAAGCACGCCAAGGTGGTGGCGCTGGGAGACGGCCGGTTCCAACTGGTGGACCTGGCCAGCACGAACGGGACGTACCTCAACGGCCTGAAGGTCAACGCCGCCCCGCTCTACGACGGCGACAAGATCCAGATCGGCTCCAACACCGTCCTCAAGTTCTCCATCCAGGACGCGCTGGAGGAGCAGTACCAACGCAGCATCTATGAGTCCGCCACGCGTGACGGCCTCACCCGCGTCTACAACAAGAAGTACTTCCTGGAGACGGTGCGCAAGGAGTTCAGCTACTGCCTGCGCCACCGGGTGCCGCTGTCGCTGGTCCTCTTCGACGTGGACCACTTCAAGAAGATCAACGACGCGTATGGCCACCCGGCCGGTGACTACGTGCTGACGCGCATCGCCCAGCGGGTGAGCGACACGGTGCGCACCGAGGACCTGCTCGCGCGCTACGGCGGCGAGGAGTTCGCGCTGATGCTGCGCGAGTCCGCCGAGGACCAGGCCCTGGCGTGCGCGGAGCGCTGCCGGTACGCCGTGGACAAGGCCGACTTCGTCTTCAGTGGCACGCCCATCAAGGTGACCATCAGCCTGGGCGTGGCCACGCTGCTGGACTCGGACTTCTCCCAGCCCGAGGACCTCATCGCCGCGGCGGACAAGTACCTGTACCGGGCCAAGCGCGCGGGCCGGAACCGCGTGGACGCGAAGGCCATCAGCGGGCTCTGA
- a CDS encoding GatB/YqeY domain-containing protein: MATLKERIDADLKDAMRSKNELTLSVLRMLKSAVKYKEVEPGASALDDAGVLTIIAGLIKQRRDSVEQFKTGGRPELAEKEEAEISILQNYLPKQLTADELAAEVRAAIAETGAKGPKDMGAVMKNLNAKIHGKAEGRAISEAVKSELAKLS; the protein is encoded by the coding sequence ATGGCCACCCTGAAGGAGCGGATCGACGCGGACCTGAAGGACGCGATGCGGTCCAAGAACGAGCTGACGCTCAGCGTGCTGCGGATGCTCAAGAGCGCGGTGAAGTACAAGGAAGTGGAGCCCGGCGCGTCCGCACTGGATGACGCGGGAGTCCTCACCATCATCGCCGGCCTCATCAAGCAGCGCCGTGATTCCGTGGAGCAGTTCAAGACGGGTGGCCGCCCGGAGCTGGCGGAGAAGGAAGAGGCTGAAATCAGCATCCTTCAGAACTACCTGCCCAAGCAGCTGACCGCCGACGAGCTGGCCGCCGAGGTCCGTGCCGCCATCGCCGAGACGGGCGCCAAGGGTCCCAAGGACATGGGCGCGGTGATGAAGAACCTGAACGCCAAGATTCACGGCAAGGCGGAAGGCCGAGCCATCTCCGAGGCCGTGAAGTCGGAGCTCGCGAAGCTCTCTTGA
- the rpsU gene encoding 30S ribosomal protein S21, whose product MPGIRVKEGESIESALKRFKKATEKAGILSEIRKREHYEKPSVKRKKKALAAKKRAVKKARKSF is encoded by the coding sequence ATGCCCGGTATCCGAGTGAAGGAAGGAGAGTCCATCGAGAGCGCCCTCAAGCGCTTCAAGAAGGCCACCGAGAAGGCTGGAATCCTTTCCGAGATCCGTAAGCGCGAGCACTACGAGAAGCCTTCCGTGAAGCGGAAGAAGAAGGCCCTCGCCGCCAAGAAGCGCGCTGTGAAGAAGGCCCGCAAGTCGTTCTAG
- a CDS encoding HEAT repeat domain-containing protein, whose protein sequence is MDYTVRLVSPALLLVVLLTTGQQQGGTPTRECWMSCQRHVTDPALRARTCGSCLPGGRVDSWVQGLAGQRPIPRAPLVSAMKDPDWRVRWAAVRADARRQGVTDRRALADWVMEAPVSSNLTACLTAARAAAEAGASSAKFLRDAGPRGANAAARVWGRREAIREALELELYAEDLAVRGSALAHLAAFLSRKPARVLLDAMATRPESVDAVSASALKVVAGRSRSSVGRMLLDEAKPAEEARINRLFAVYSKELEGMQPELTVADPLQRRRAVESLRVYGPLAMRELERALGDSDRWVRRDAARALAEAEGVPLRTAAERRIESSDAMQARPWLEAMAREKGCAAFFLGTARDKALAASVRGAALAQLADCGEGARDRVSSVEPFLADEQPLLRAGAVRALSGLTTRQPGVSEATSRALGDGAPEVVSAALELLALQRQTSRGDEAALLLESDHVVVRTAAAEALEQIGRASHVKALAGCLREDAEAAVRVAAATALGRIGGAQAAAALSDAAARDPDSHVKHVSREALRRLGFGQ, encoded by the coding sequence ATGGACTACACTGTCCGCCTCGTGAGCCCAGCCCTCCTCCTGGTGGTACTCCTGACGACCGGCCAGCAGCAGGGAGGGACGCCCACCCGTGAGTGCTGGATGTCCTGCCAGCGGCACGTGACGGATCCGGCCCTGCGCGCTCGGACCTGCGGTAGCTGCCTGCCGGGTGGCCGCGTGGATTCCTGGGTGCAGGGCCTGGCGGGGCAGCGGCCCATTCCCCGGGCGCCGCTCGTCTCCGCGATGAAGGACCCGGATTGGCGGGTGAGGTGGGCGGCAGTGCGCGCGGATGCCAGACGTCAGGGCGTCACGGATCGCCGGGCCCTGGCGGATTGGGTCATGGAGGCGCCGGTGTCGTCCAACCTGACGGCGTGTCTGACGGCGGCGCGCGCCGCGGCGGAGGCCGGGGCTTCCTCCGCGAAGTTCCTGCGAGATGCCGGACCTCGCGGCGCCAACGCCGCGGCCCGCGTGTGGGGGCGGCGGGAGGCCATTCGCGAGGCGCTGGAGCTGGAGCTGTACGCGGAGGACCTGGCGGTTCGGGGCTCGGCGCTGGCCCACCTGGCCGCGTTCCTGAGCCGCAAGCCCGCACGCGTCCTGCTGGACGCCATGGCGACGCGGCCGGAGAGCGTGGATGCGGTCAGCGCCAGCGCGCTCAAGGTGGTGGCCGGGCGCAGCCGGTCGTCGGTGGGACGGATGCTGCTGGATGAGGCGAAGCCCGCGGAGGAGGCGCGCATCAACCGGCTCTTCGCTGTGTATTCGAAGGAGCTGGAGGGCATGCAGCCGGAGCTGACCGTGGCGGATCCACTTCAGCGCCGACGCGCGGTGGAGTCGTTGCGAGTGTATGGGCCGCTGGCGATGCGGGAGCTGGAGCGGGCGCTCGGTGATTCCGACCGGTGGGTGCGCCGGGATGCGGCGCGAGCGCTGGCCGAGGCGGAAGGCGTCCCGCTGCGCACGGCGGCGGAGCGGCGCATCGAGTCGAGTGACGCGATGCAGGCTCGGCCGTGGCTGGAGGCCATGGCGAGGGAGAAGGGGTGTGCGGCGTTCTTCCTGGGGACGGCTCGGGACAAGGCGCTGGCCGCGTCCGTCCGAGGGGCCGCGCTGGCACAGCTGGCGGACTGTGGCGAGGGGGCTCGGGACCGGGTGTCCTCGGTGGAGCCGTTTCTCGCGGATGAGCAGCCGCTGTTGCGGGCAGGGGCCGTGCGGGCCTTGAGCGGTTTGACGACGCGGCAGCCAGGAGTGTCGGAGGCCACCTCGCGTGCGCTGGGGGACGGGGCTCCCGAGGTGGTGAGCGCCGCACTGGAGTTGCTGGCGCTTCAACGGCAGACGTCCCGCGGCGATGAGGCCGCGCTGCTGCTGGAGTCGGACCATGTGGTGGTGCGCACCGCCGCCGCCGAGGCACTGGAGCAGATTGGCCGCGCGTCCCATGTGAAGGCGCTGGCCGGGTGTCTGCGGGAGGACGCGGAGGCCGCTGTGCGGGTGGCCGCGGCAACGGCCCTGGGCCGGATTGGTGGAGCGCAGGCGGCGGCCGCGCTATCGGACGCAGCGGCGCGCGACCCGGATTCCCATGTGAAGCACGTATCGCGCGAGGCGCTCCGGCGACTGGGCTTCGGCCAGTAG